One stretch of Lonchura striata isolate bLonStr1 unplaced genomic scaffold, bLonStr1.mat Scaffold_91, whole genome shotgun sequence DNA includes these proteins:
- the LOC144248790 gene encoding olfactory receptor 14C36-like codes for MSNSSSISHFLLLALADTRQLQLLHFCLFLGISLAALLGNGLIISAVACGHHLHTPMFFFLLNLALSDLGSICTTVPKAMHNSLWDTRNIAFKGCTAQVLFFLFFITAEYFLLTIMCYDRYVSICKPLHYGTLLGSRACAHMAAAAWASAFLNALMHTANTFSLPLCHGNAMGQFFCEIPQILKLSCSKSYIRELRLIEVTACLGLGCFVFIVFSYVQIFRTVLRIPSEQGRHKAFSTCLPHLAVVSLFVSTMMFAHLKPPLISSPSLDLALSVLYSVVPPGLNPLIYSLRNQEPKAAVWRQMTGCFQEH; via the coding sequence atgtccaacagcagctccatcagccacttcctcctgctggcactggcagacacgcggcagctgcagctcctgcacttctgcctcttcctgggcatctccctggctgccctcctgggcaacggcctcatcatcagcgccgtagcctgcggccaccacctgcacacgcccatgttcttcttcctgctcaacctggccctcagcgacctgggctccatctgcaccactgtccccaaagccatgcacaattccctctgggacaccaggaacatcgcATTCAAGGGATGTACTGCACAGGTcttgttctttctcttcttcatcacagcagagtatttcctgctgaccatcatgtgctacgaccgctacgtgtccatctgcaaacccctgcactatgggaccctcctgggcagcagagcttgtgcccacatggcagcagctgcctgggccagtgcctttctcaatgctctcatgcacacagccaatacattttccctgcccctgtgccatggcaatgccatgggccagttcttctgtgaaatcccacagatcctcaagctctcctgctctaAATCCTACATCAGGGAACTCAGGCTCATTGAAGTTACTGCTTGTTTAGGACtaggttgttttgtgttcattgttttctcctatgtgcagatcttcaggactgtgctgaggatcccctctgagcagggacggcacaaagccttttccacctgcctccctcacctggctgtggtctccctTTTTGTCAGCACTATGatgtttgctcacctgaagccccccttgatctcctccccatccctggatcttgcactgtcagttctgtactcagtggtgcctccaggcctgaaccccctcatctacagcctgaggaaccaggagcccaaggctgcagtgtggagacagatgactggatgctttcaggaacattaa